The Eremothecium gossypii ATCC 10895 chromosome IV, complete sequence genome contains a region encoding:
- the ARP2 gene encoding actin-related protein 2 (Syntenic homolog of Saccharomyces cerevisiae YDL029W (ARP2)), translating to MDPQKPIVLDQGTGFVKIGRAGENFPDYTFPSIVGRPILRADERANVSTPLKDIMIGDEASQVRSYLQISYPMENGIIRDWADMELLWDYAFYEQMKLPSTSGGKVLLTEPPMNPLRNREQMCEVMFEKYDFGGVYVGIQAVLALYAQGLSSGVVVDSGDGVTHIVPVYESVVLNHLTRRLDVAGRDMTRYLIDLLSRRGYAFNKTADFETVRQIKEKLCYVSYDLDLDTRLAQETTTLVEQYELPDGRVIKVGSERFEAPECLFQPSLVDVEQPGIGEMLFNTIQSADVDIVSTLYKAIVLSGGSSMYPGLPSRLEKELKQLWFTRVLKNDPTRLEKFKVRIEDPPRRKHMVFTGGAVLASIMADKEHMWLTKQEWEESGPASMSKFGPR from the coding sequence ATGGATCCGCAAAAGCCAATTGTCCTGGATCAGGGAACGGGGTTCGTCAAAATCGGTCGTGCGGGAGAAAACTTCCCTGACTACACATTTCCGTCCATTGTGGGGCGACCAATTCTCAGAGCAGACGAGCGGGCCAATGTCAGCACGCCGCTGAAAGACATCATGATTGGGGATGAGGCGAGTCAAGTCAGATCGTACCTGCAGATTTCGTATCCGATGGAAAACGGTATTATCCGGGACTGGGCAGACATGGAACTGCTGTGGGACTATGCGTTCTACGAGCAGATGAAGCTGCCCTCGACATCGGGGGGCAAGGTGTTGCTGACGGAGCCGCCGATGAATCCGCTGCGGAATAGAGAGCAGATGTGCGAGGTGATGTTTGAGAAGTATGATTTCGGCGGGGTGTATGTGGGCATCCAGGCGGTGCTGGCGCTGTATGCGCAGGGGCTGTCCTCGGGGGTGGTGGTCGACTCGGGCGACGGTGTCACGCACATTGTGCCCGTGTACGAGTCTGTCGTGCTGAACCACTTGACAAGGAGACTGGATGTGGCTGGCAGGGATATGACGAGGTACCTGATTGACCTGCTATCGCGTCGGGGATATGCCTTCAACAAAACAGCCGACTTCGAGACCGTACGCCAGATCAAGGAGAAGCTGTGCTATGTATCGTACGACCTCGACCTCGATACCAGACTGGCTCAGGAAACCACCACACTTGTGGAACAGTACGAACTGCCTGACGGAAGAGTGATCAAGGTCGGGTCGGAGCGTTTTGAGGCACCAGAGTGTCTCTTCCAACCAAGCTTAGTGGATGTAGAGCAACCCGGTATTGGTGAGATGCTCTTCAATACGATTCAATCCGCAGACGTTGATATTGTTTCAACTTTGTACAAGGCCATTGTCCTCTCCGGAGGTTCCTCCATGTACCCCGGTTTGCCTTCCAGACTAGAGAAGGAATTGAAGCAGTTATGGTTTACACGGGTGTTGAAGAACGATCCTACTCGTCTAGAAAAGTTTAAGGTGCGCATTGAAGATCCGCCTAGAAGAAAACATATGGTGTTTACCGGTGGTGCTGTCCTAGCTAGCATTATGGCCGATAAGGAACATATGTGGCTCACAAAGCAGGAGTGGGAGGAATCAGGTCCTGCCTCCATGTCCAAATTTGGACCAAGGTAG
- the MPS1 gene encoding serine/threonine/tyrosine protein kinase MPS1 (Syntenic homolog of Saccharomyces cerevisiae YDL028C (MPS1)) yields MRELGTSQQYLRPASSCSQSGSVNQLLRRPQLHLNSDSDDDHPLGPPKLSNFGSALLTDKENETPTYLRRSGTSLQGGNATATSGHTKPSTFTGTMNTEDSHSTLFSSMSKHQPSMTTVDAERTAPGDDGLSSHRYQVIQQSMKDEILSRQGTRRSRRFITSRLATLGPAKRNSTTTNFEFSSNISHDESRDVSHQEGNVSTSSNSNSGVLNNNGYNVFLDTEERARHDDKESHSAARQSGLSDYGNISFGDLNPYQYLKKHNLPTSELPNISRIYFEMQKRENRRAAVRKNVLNGSGGQVAQLPTNNSAIASTAVALKEANGIASISSGSNKLTPPQAANSMIKRDRQPRRKHSDASVSSFSKLLSSPISAGAPNYADSQKHTPVQKNSTPYEPLLINQNTKKREALNSLDVNANRHPSIITKKQKVDELHDYLKKAPAAASVKKVEIVEPVRDPVITTIPLKPPSAEVPANVHQLPQRKRQVITVNGSEYEKVELLGRGGSSKVYKVRNSSNRIYALKRVSFDEFDDASADGFKGEIELLKKLENQTRVVKLIDHEMNHGVLYVVMECGDHDLSQVLAQRSSMPLDIEFVRYHAQEMLKCVKVVHDAGIVHSDLKPANFVFVKGILKIIDFGIANAVPDHTVNIYRDTQIGTPNYMAPEALVAMNYTQDSDQIQQEMHHNRWKVGKPSDIWSCGCIMYQMIYGKPPYGSFQGQNRLLAIMNPEVKIVYPEKTPTGDFVPRTALDTIKACLERNPERRWTVDELLRGPFIKPITVTHFFIRDLIKNAVKYGSDQRYVSKEKVEDLADDVWHRLSDFRL; encoded by the coding sequence ATGCGTGAGTTGGGCACTTCACAGCAGTATCTCCGGCcggcgagcagctgctcgcaAAGCGGGAGCGTCAATCAGCTTCTCCGCAGGCCCCAGCTGCATTTAAACAGCGACTCTGATGACGACCACCCCCTGGGACCACCGAAGTTGAGCAACTTTGGGTCGGCGTTGCTCACGGACAAGGAGAACGAAACCCCGACCTATCTGAGGCGCAGTGGGACGTCTCTACAAGGGGGTAACGCGACCGCGACGAGCGGGCATACGAAGCCGAGCACGTTCACTGGCACGATGAACACGGAGGACTCGCACTCGACGTTGTTCAGCTCCATGTCGAAGCATCAGCCTAGCATGACGACGGTGGACGCGGAGCGCACGGCTCCGGGCGACGACGGACTTAGTTCGCACCGGTATCAGGTGATACAGCAGTCGATGAAGGATGAGATACTATCAAGACAAGGCACACGTCGGAGCCGGAGGTTCATTACATCACGGCTTGCGACGTTGGGCCCGGCAAAACGGAACTCTACCACGACAAACTTTGAGTTTTCGTCCAACATCAGCCATGATGAATCTAGAGATGTGTCCCACCAGGAGGGCAATGTTTCCACCTCTTCCAACAGCAACAGTGGTGTGCTTAACAACAATGGGTACAATGTTTTCCTTGACACGGAAGAACGCGCAAGACACGACGACAAGGAGAGCCACAGTGCAGCCCGTCAATCTGGCCTAAGTGACTACGGAAACATCTCATTTGGAGACTTGAACCCTTACCAATACTTGAAGAAGCACAACCTACCAACTAGCGAGCTCCCGAACATTTCACGAATTTACTTCGAGATGCAGAAAAGGGAAAATAGGAGGGCTGCAGTACGAAAGAATGTACTCAATGGCAGCGGGGGCCAGGTGGCACAGCTTCCTACGAATAATTCTGCCATAGCTTCCACCGCTGTTGCATTGAAAGAAGCCAACGGTATTGCCTCTATTAGCTCCGGTAGCAATAAGCTAACTCCACCACAGGCTGCTAATTCGATGATCAAAAGGGATAGGCAGCCCCGGAGGAAGCACAGCGATGCCTCCGTAAGCTCTTTCTCTAAATTACTTTCTTCTCCTATATCTGCAGGGGCACCCAACTATGCAGACTCCCAGAAACATACACCCGTACAGAAGAATTCTACTCCTTACGAACCACTTTTAATTAATCAGAATACCAAGAAAAGGGAGGCACTGAATAGCCTGGATGTCAACGCAAACCGCCATCCTTCAATAATAACCAAGAAACAGAAAGTGGACGAGTTACATGACTACCTCAAGAAAGCCCCTGCCGCGGCGTCCGTGAAGAAGGTAGAAATTGTCGAACCAGTCAGAGACCCTGTAATTACAACAATTCCCTTAAAACCCCCATCTGCAGAGGTACCAGCTAATGTACACCAGTTACCCCAAAGGAAGAGACAGGTGATTACTGTAAATGGGTCCGAATATGAGAAGGTAGAACTATTGGGAAGAGGAGGCTCTTCAAAAGTTTACAAAGTTCGCAACTCAAGTAATAGGATATATGCACTCAAGAGGGTCTCCTTTGATGAATTTGATGATGCCAGTGCTGATGGATTCAAAGGCGAAATTGAACTTTTGAAAAAGTTGGAAAACCAGACTCGTGTTGTCAAATTGATCGATCATGAAATGAACCATGGTGTCCTATACGTGGTTATGGAGTGCGGCGATCACGATCTCTCACAGGTGCTAGCGCAGCGGTCAAGTATGCCGCTAGACATCGAATTTGTGCGGTACCATGCGCAGGAGATGTTAAAGTGTGTCAAGGTTGTTCATGATGCTGGTATTGTGCATTCCGACTTGAAGCCTGCCAATTTTGTCTTTGTCAAGGGTATCTTGAAGATCATTGACTTTGGCATTGCCAACGCAGTTCCCGACCACACAGTGAACATTTACCGTGATACACAGATCGGTACCCCAAACTATATGGCACCAGAAGCGTTAGTGGCGATGAACTACACACAGGACTCAGACCAAATTCAACAGGAAATGCATCATAATAGATGGAAGGTTGGCAAGCCCTCAGATATCTGGTCTTGTGGTTGCATAATGTACCAAATGATATATGGGAAGCCACCTTATGGGAGCTTTCAAGGCCAGAATAGGTTACTAGCAATAATGAACCCAGAAGTGAAAATAGTATATCCCGAAAAGACACCTACAGGGGACTTTGTCCCACGTACTGCATTGGATACTATAAAGGCATGTTTAGAAAGAAATCCGGAAAGGCGTTGGACCGTGGATGAGTTGTTACGGGGCCCCTTCATTAAACCAATTACCGTTACTCATTTCTTTATTCGCGATTTGATTAAAAATGCGGTAAAATATGGTTCTGATCAGAGGTATGTTTCTAAGGAAAAGGTTGAGGACTTGGCAGATGATGTTTGGCATAGGTTAAGTGATTTTAGATTGTAA
- a CDS encoding ADR318Wp (Non-syntenic homolog of Saccharomyces cerevisiae YLR224W): MPASRVGIASLPDEVKLELLFHAPELRYLSREWYRLHDVVCALKCARLADHKLLTRCLKGFSSYSKACLEELEPLRLLCREGIAQTAGDRSESIEERMTGAWYWAYYMEFVYPLVILQSLSFEQNRLPLKPVEVLLCNSKSRELSLWVHLVQRTPGLRPTIYLNVTAFDCRDDDERGDEREGASRKVLQELQIKHTLEDFVAERMTQPGKYCLKLPPLQLSCPGHGVLLRAECSIRGTGCEQLIPLALDFAPYQIHRPWFMFKTYREWYNLCLRNRRTGEFIMDVFDIYPECPITSREFLFRFLDCEVRNSHLDWTTPYLGERDSPSQPLAPLQNSPYAEIQPRAQLWWT; this comes from the coding sequence ATGCCCGCCTCTAGAGTCGGAATCGCATCGCTCCCAGATGAGGTAAAGCTCGAGCTGCTCTTTCATGCACCAGAGCTGCGCTATCTGTCACGCGAATGGTACCGATTGCACGATGTAGTGTGTGCTTTGAAGTGTGCGAGGCTTGCCGACCATAAACTGCTGACGAGGTGCCTGAAGGGCTTTAGTAGTTATTCGAAAGCCTGCTTAGAGGAATTGGAGCCGTTGAGGCTTCTGTGCCGCGAGGGTATAGCCCAGACGGCGGGTGACCGTTCGGAGAGTATTGAGGAGCGCATGACAGGTGCCTGGTACTGGGCATACTATATGGAGTTTGTCTATCCACTCGTTATCCTGCAGAGTCTCTCTTTCGAGCAGAACCGCTTGCCGTTGAAGCCAGTGGAGGTTTTGTTATGCAATTCTAAATCGAGAGAGCTCAGCTTATGGGTACATCTGGTTCAACGAACCCCGGGCCTGCGTCCTACGATCTACTTGAATGTTACCGCGTTCGACTGTCGCGACGATGATGAGCGAGGGGATGAGCGAGAGGGCGCATCACGGAAAGTTTTACAGGAGCTTCAGATAAAGCACACTCTGGAGGACTTTGTCGCCGAGAGGATGACGCAGCCAGGAAAATACTGTCTCAAGTTGCCCCCGCTACAGCTCTCCTGCCCGGGGCACGGAGTTCTGTTGCGAGCGGAATGCAGCATTAGGGGCACCGGATGCGAACAGCTAATACCGCTGGCTCTTGATTTCGCACCGTACCAAATACACAGACCGTGGTTCATGTTCAAAACCTATCGCGAATGGTATAATTTATGCCTTAGAAACAGGAGGACGGGCGAGTTCATTATGGACGTTTTTGATATATACCCGGAATGTCCAATCACCTCAAGAGAGTTCTTGTTTCGGTTCCTTGATTGCGAGGTCCGAAACAGCCACCTCGATTGGACCACACCATACCTCGGGGAACGTGATTCACCTTCCCAACCGTTGGCGCCCCTCCAGAATTCCCCCTATGCAGAAATCCAACCTCGGGCTCAACTTTGGTGGACATAA
- a CDS encoding uncharacterized protein (Syntenic homolog of Saccharomyces cerevisiae YKR041W) gives MSHTESDSDYSSSEESIQYERPVFLHARGSGATSDEVTPAGMHASGETPSLGRPANMTKRFDFCNVHKVRFREPVMSPPVSQTPCGGPVTANLRAYGDVNGYQFLVTEDAYNLMSPTSDTEPTTPPTVHIPPSAPRPARASGRRRAMKEYWFGSRDVRIPVPTLPPLLDASKECVTAAGVRAFLTESSLLLQIPFQRLLKEQRVRWHPDRMQRICSSRGIVPDTNLITLVSQVINELWREYQSGQM, from the coding sequence ATGAGCCACACGGAGAGCGACAGTGACTATAGCAGCTCTGAGGAGTCTATACAGTACGAGAGACCGGTGTTTTTGCACGCGCGAGGCAGTGGTGCGACCTCTGACGAAGTCACACCGGCTGGCATGCATGCCTCCGGAGAGACACCTAGCCTGGGGCGCCCAGCAAACATGACGAAACGGTTTGATTTCTGTAATGTGCACAAAGTGCGTTTCCGAGAGCCAGTGATGTCCCCTCCAGTCTCTCAGACACCTTGTGGAGGACCGGTAACGGCGAACCTAAGGGCCTATGGAGACGTCAACGGTTACCAGTTCCTTGTCACAGAAGACGCCTACAACCTCATGTCGCCGACTTCAGATACCGAGCCAACCACACCGCCGACTGTCCATATCCCTCCTAGCGCACCGCGGCCTGCCCGTGCCTCTGGGCGCCGCCGTGCGATGAAAGAGTACTGGTTCGGAAGTCGCGACGTGCGCATCCCCGTGCCTACGCTACCGCCTCTTCTGGACGCCAGCAAGGAATGTGTTACTGCAGCGGGTGTCCGCGCGTTCCTGACGGAAAGCAgtctgctgctgcagatcCCCTTTCAGCGGCTGCTGAAGGAGCAGCGGGTCCGCTGGCACCCAGACAGAATGCAGCgcatctgcagcagcaggggTATTGTTCCAGACACCAACCTGATTACGCTCGTCTCGCAGGTTATTAATGAGCTCTGGCGTGAGTATCAAAGTGGTCAAATGTAA
- the ASF1 gene encoding nucleosome assembly factor ASF1 (Syntenic homolog of Saccharomyces cerevisiae YJL115W (ASF1)) has product MSIVSLLGVKVVNNPAKFTDPYEFEITFECLEPLKHDLEWKLTYVGSSRSLEHDQELDSILVGPIPVGVNKFLFTADPPSAELIPASELVSVTVILLSCSYDGREFVRVGYYVNNEYDTEELRNDPPQKVQVDHVVRNILAEKPRVTRFNIVWDNEAEDEYPPEQPGVDDEEVDDEDEDEDEDEEGADEEGADEEGASDGPDAKKRKVQTEDEEDDEAEEIDLEAEEEEDEDEEDEDGDEAEEVDEEEEDDDGEPVGASEGGADTVPTPQDTTESK; this is encoded by the coding sequence ATGTCAATTGTGAGTCTCTTGGGGGTGAAGGTGGTCAACAACCCTGCCAAGTTCACCGATCCGTACGAATTCGAGATCACGTTTGAGTGCTTGGAGCCCCTGAAGCACGATCTGGAGTGGAAGCTGACATATGTGGGGTCATCGCGGTCGCTGGAGCATGACCAGGAGTTGGACTCGATCCTGGTGGGGCCGATCCCGGTGGGTGTGAACAAGTTTTTGTTCACGGCGGATCCGCCGTCTGCGGAGCTGATTCCCGCGAGCGAGCTGGTGAGCGTCACGGTGATCCTATTGTCGTGCTCGTACGACGGGCGCGAGTTCGTGAGGGTGGGGTACTATGTGAACAACGAGTACGACACAGAGGAGCTGCGCAACGATCCTCCGCAGAAGGTGCAGGTGGACCACGTTGTGCGGAACATCCTGGCCGAGAAACCACGTGTCACGCGGTTCAACATTGTATGGGATAACGAGGCCGAGGACGAGTACCCTCCGGAGCAGCCGGGCGTTGACGACGAGGAGGtggacgacgaggacgaggacgaggacgaggacgaggagggcgcggacgaggagggcgcggacgaggaggGCGCCAGCGACGGCCCCGACGCCAAGAAGCGCAAGGTCCAGAccgaggacgaggaggacgatgAAGCGGAGGAGATAGATCTGGAGGCCGAGGAGGAAGAagacgaggacgaggaggacgaggacggcGACGAGGCCGAGGAAGTAGACGAAGAAGAGGAGGATGACGACGGCGAACCGGTCGGCGCCAGCGAAGGGGGGGCAGACACAGTACCTACCCCGCAGGATACTACCGAGTCTAAGTAA
- a CDS encoding ADR321Cp (NOHBY439; No homolog in Saccharomyces cerevisiae; Syntenic homolog of Kluyveromyces lactis KLLA0E14960g), whose protein sequence is MVDQLVYYGVVVAVVSSGMQSFGLVLQRKAALQVARGTVQVVYRSRLWQMGLTLFILANVFGSTMQIATLPLVMLAPLQACGLLFNSWFSCWLLAEPFCMLTCVGTVLICGGGVMLGTVGTRMGLASGDALRHDYGQLVQLVSRSRFLWFFGASNVLAAGLVAYAYYRLRRSRSWGVLRHLDSRWPQKDGLMLALASGIWSAHSLLCAKCVADILLHAAHEPFVFSLLAWRLLPVLCSFLTFALLQLYLLNQALQYVSTSVLYPFVFSVYNSVTILNGAIFYEQEALLGTAYVFGMLFGLLSLSAGISLLASIADAEPLSKHSSPQFSTFLARDSVSSFPTWQDGSAPDEYVSLPRRPQGFIDGGRNLRKLSFEQEGLLQQLV, encoded by the coding sequence ATGGTCGATCAACTGGTTTATTATGGGGTCGTGGTGGCGGTAGTTTCAAGCGGTATGCAGTCTTTTGGCCTGGTACTTCAGCGCAAGGCTGCGCTGCAAGTGGCACGGGGAACTGTGCAGGTGGTGTACCGTAGCCGCCTATGGCAGATGGGTCTGACGCTATTCATTCTAGCGAACGTGTTCGGAAGCACGATGCAGATTGCCACGCTACCACTGGTGATGCTGGCCCCGCTGCAGGCGTGCGGACTGCTGTTCAACAGCTGGTTTTCGTGTTGGCTGCTCGCAGAGCCGTTTTGTATGCTTACGTGCGTCGGGACGGTGCTGATCTGCGGGGGCGGCGTGATGCTGGGGACTGTGGGCACACGCATGGGGCTGGCGTCCGGGGACGCGCTGCGGCACGATTACGGACAGCTGGTGCAGCTGGTTAGCCGCTCGCGGTTCCTCTGGTTCTTCGGCGCAAGCAAcgtgctggcggcgggccTGGTCGCATACGCGTACTATCGCCTGCGCAGGTCGCGCTCGTGGGGCGTGCTGCGGCACCTGGACTCGCGCTGGCCGCAGAAGGACGGCCTAATGCTCGCGCTGGCCAGCGGGATCTGGTCTGCCCACTCGCTGCTGTGCGCAAAGTGCGTCGCGGACATCCTGCTACATGCCGCACACGAGCCGTTCGTGTTCTCGCTCCTCGCGTGGCGTCTGCTGCCGGTGTTGTGCTCCTTCCTCACTTttgcgctgctgcagctctACCTGCTGAACCAGGCGCTGCAGTACGTCTCCACATCCGTGCTCTACCCGTTTGTCTTCTCCGTCTACAACAGTGTCACCATCCTGAACGGTGCCATATTCTACGAGCAGGAGGCCCTGCTCGGCACTGCCTACGTCTTCGGCATGCTGTTCGGCCTGCTTTCTCTCAGCGCCGGCATCTCGCTGCTCGCGAGCATCGCCGATGCCGAGCCGCTGTCCAAGCACTCCTCGCCGCAGTTCTCGACGTTTCTGGCACGCGACTCCGTCTCGAGCTTCCCTACCTGGCAGGATGGGTCGGCGCCAGACGAGTATGTCTCGCTGCCGCGCAGGCCACAAGGCTTTATAGACGGCGGTCGGAACCTGCGCAAGCTCTCCTTCGAGCAAGAAGGtctcctgcagcagctggtgtGA
- the UTH1 gene encoding SUN family protein UTH1 (Syntenic homolog of Saccharomyces cerevisiae YKR042W (UTH1) and YJL116C (NCA3)), which yields MQLKPFVFLAVLPVSSAIPTHKHRRHRRDSQGHLTMTATPFLAADVERQMSPTPGVESSSVWANTSRYASGSESVSEAVSDGTSTFVSDSFTESESSEGNGTLIADFETLESDTSIGNATMAPESISSVSFSSASDADVSAFPTANVSGTAPLSDISSVSESVASSSTLAGDVTLNTSTPVLSSTAEPSDTNLSSTSAGWLSSISTAVWGSSTDVSSTSSAYPSASSRPKNTTGPSDIHGDLQNFEPPTQKFVDGSVSCDEFPVGQGVVDLSWVGLGGWASVMDMDGSTAEGCKDGFYCSYACQAGMSKTQWPSSQPGDGRSVGGLYCKDGKLHRSNPGADYLCQWDVDSAAAVNKVGQPIAMCRTDYPASENMVVPTVLEPGSSKPVSVVDANNYYMWQGKKTSTQYYVNNAGVSVEDGCVWGENGSGIGNWAPVVLGAGYDNGISYLSIIPNPNNKVPPNYNVRIVASPGSKVIGDCKYENGVYNGEGTDGCTVSVLSGTANFEFY from the coding sequence ATGCAGCTGAAGCCTTTCGTTTTCCTTGCAGTGTTGCCGGTCTCTTCTGCCATTCCCACGCACAAGCACCGGCGGCACAGGCGCGATAGCCAGGGCCACCTGACAATGACAGCGACCCCGTTCCTGGCCGCCGATGTGGAGCGGCAGATGTCGCCCACGCCGGGCGTGGAATCCAGCAGCGTGTGGGCCAACACTTCTCGATACGCCAGTGGAAGCGAATCCGTTAGCGAGGCTGTCAGCGATGGGACGTCCACGTTCGTTAGCGACAGCTTCACGGAAAGCGAGTCGTCCGAAGGGAACGGTACCCTGATCGCGGATTTCGAAACCTTGGAGAGTGATACGTCGATTGGCAACGCCACCATGGCGCCAGAGTCCATCTCAAGCGTGTCATTCAGCAGCGCCAGTGATGCCGACGTCTCAGCTTTCCCGACCGCGAACGTGTCCGGGACTGCACCTCTGTCCGACATCAGTTCCGTATCGGAGTCAGTAGCtagcagcagcacgctTGCAGGCGATGTTACTTTGAACACGTCGACGCCGGTCCTCAGCTCTACTGCGGAACCTTCAGACACCAATTTATCTAGCACAAGTGCCGGGTGGCTAAGTTCCATAAGCACCGCGGTGTGGGGCTCAAGCACGGATGTTTCATCGACTAGCAGTGCGTATCCCTCTGCCAGCTCGCGGCCAAAGAACACCACTGGTCCATCGGACATCCACGGCGATCTTCAGAACTTTGAACCCCCTACTCAGAAATTCGTGGATGGGAGTGTCTCATGCGACGAGTTCCCTGTGGGCCAAGGTGTGGTTGATCTGTCATGGGTCGGGCTGGGCGGATGGGCGTCTGTGATGGACATGGATGGCAGCACTGCGGAAGGCTGCAAGGATGGCTTCTACTGCTCCTACGCATGCCAGGCCGGTATGTCGAAGACACAATGGCCTTCGAGTCAGCCTGGGGACGGTCGCTCCGTTGGCGGTCTCTACTGTAAGGATGGAAAATTGCATCGCTCCAACCCTGGCGCGGACTATTTGTGTCAATGGGACGTTGACTCCGCTGCAGCGGTCAACAAGGTCGGGCAGCCAATCGCCATGTGCAGAACTGATTACCCAGCCTCGGAAAACATGGTTGTCCCCACAGTATTGGAGCCTGGCAGCAGTAAGCCGGTTTCGGTCGTGGATGCCAACAATTACTACATGTGGCAGGGTAAGAAGACTTCGACTCAGTACTACGTCAATAATGCGGGCGTTTCGGTGGAAGACGGTTGCGTATGGGGAGAGAACGGCTCTGGTATAGGTAACTGGGCTCCTGTCGTGCTTGGAGCAGGTTACGACAATGGTATCAGTTACTTGTCCATTATCCCTAACCCCAACAACAAGGTACCTCCAAACTACAATGTCAGAATAGTAGCGAGCCCGGGGTCCAAAGTCATTGGTGACTGTAAGTACGAAAATGGAGTCTACAATGGCGAGGGTACCGATGGTTGCACCGTGTCAGTTCTTTCTGGGACAGCGAACTTTGAGTTCTATTAA
- the SHB17 gene encoding sedoheptulose-bisphosphatase (Syntenic homolog of Saccharomyces cerevisiae YKR043C (SHB17)) has product MAKTHTPRCIVIRHGQTEWSKSGQYTGLTDLPLTEYGVGQMRRTGAAIFSAKYIDPAHITYVFTSPRQRARKTVDLVLESLSEDERARIQVVVDEDLREWEYGDYEGLLTSQIIELRRSRGLDCKRPWNIWRDGCENGESTQQVGLRLSRVIARIQALHRQHQAEGRPSDILVFAHGHALRYFSALWMKMGVEAPTPDCAMPSSNRNDDSVPLVRLEQFRYLQDNPNFLLDAGGIGVLSYAHHNIDEPALALAGAFVCPPQEESQHDG; this is encoded by the coding sequence ATGGCGAAGACGCATACCCCCCGTTGCATTGTGATCCGTCACGGACAGACTGAATGGTCAAAATCAGGTCAATACACAGGCTTGACAGACCTTCCGCTGACCGAATATGGTGTCGGCCAGATGCGGCGCACTGGTGCTGCGATATTTAGCGCAAAATACATTGATCCTGCGCACATAACATACGTATTTACTTCTCCACGCCAACGCGCGCGGAAGACTGTGGACCTGGTTTTGGAAAGCCTCAGTGAAGATGAACGTGCACGCATCCAGGTGGTGGTCGACGAGGACCTACGGGAGTGGGAGTACGGTGACTACGAAGGTCTGCTGACAAGCCAGATTATCGAATTGCGTCGTAGCCGTGGCTTGGACTGCAAGCGCCCATGGAATATATGGCGCGACGGCTGCGAGAACGGCGAGAGCACCCAGCAGGTGGGCCTGAGGCTATCACGAGTGATTGCCCGGATCCAGGCATTACACCGGCAGCACCAAGCTGAGGGACGGCCGAGCGATATTCTGGTGTTTGCGCATGGCCATGCTCTCCGTTATTTTTCTGCGCTCTGGATGAAGATGGGCGTCGAAGCGCCGACGCCAGACTGCGCCATGCCCTCGAGTAACCGGAATGACGATTCCGTGCCCTTGGTGCGGCTGGAGCAATTCCGGTACCTGCAGGACAACCCCAACTTCTTGCTAGACGCAGGTGGCATCGGTGTGTTGTCGTACGCACACCACAATATTGACGAGCCAGCTCTAGCTCTCGCTGGCGCTTTCGTTTGCCCCCCACAGGAGGAATCACAGCACGACGGGTAA